From Candidatus Goldiibacteriota bacterium:
AACCGCAAACGACATAATAAGACAAAAAGTTACAAGAGAAACATGGGAAATTTTAACGGTGTTGCATTAAATGTTGCAAGTTGCCCTTGTTTTTCGTTTTTATAAAAACAATTGATTTTGCAGGGGGATTACTGTAATATAAATTTACTTTGGCGTAAAATTCTTAAATTATTTTATATTAAAGGAGATTGTTAAATGGCTAAAAAGAAGGCTGTCGCAAAAAAGAAGGCTGCTGTAAAATCCGTAAAAGAAATCTCGTTTGGACAGTGCGGGATAACAACAACAATACCCGATAAATTTTACCTTGTAGCCGGCCACGATGAAGGTATGACGCCTTTAAACGCTTTTGATAACGCGCTTGTTGACGCGGGCGTCGGCAATACAAACCTGGTAAGGATGAGCTCTATTCTTCCTCCGGCAAGCAAACTTATTAAACCCATAAAACTTCCGCTTGGCGCTTTAGTGCCTGTGGCATACGCAAGCAAAGTAAGCACGATTGTCGGTGAAATTATATCGGCCGGTGTGGCTGTGGCAATACCACAAGACCCAAAATTAAACGGATTGATAATGGAATATTCCGGAGCGGGGCATAAAGAAGAAATTGAAAAAATCGTAAGGTCAATGGCGGAAGAAGGAATGAAAAAGAGGGGATACAAAGTTAAAGAGATAAAGAGCATTGCAGCGCAGCATAAAGTGGACCATACGGGCGCGGCATACGCGGCAGTTGTGCTGTGGTGGTAAGCTGATGAAAAAAATAACAGGCAGCAAGTGGGCGCACGAACCCTGGCACCGCACGATGTTTAGTTATAAAATCAAGAAAAAACTTTTTGAAAAAAAGACAAAATTTCAGCTGTTGGAAGAGTTTGAAACAGAGGGCTGCGGAAACTTAATGGCGCTTGACGGCTGTTTTATGCTTACCGACATGGAAGAATTTGTTTATCATGACATGATTGTTCATGTCCCGCTTTACTCCCACCCGAATCCGCAGGATGTTCTGGTAATAGGCGGCGGAGACGGCGGAACAGTAAGGGAAGTATTAAGGCACAAAACCGTTAAAAGGGTTGATTTCGCGGAGATTGATGACGAAGTTTTTAAAGCGGCGCTGAAATATCATAAGGGCCTTGTCGGCTGGGTGGGCGACAAAAGGGTCAATTACTGTTTTTCAGACGGCTGCGAATTTATCAAAAATAAGAAAAAAGAGTACGATGTAATAATTATAGATTCCACAGACCCTGTTGATATAGGCGAAGGGCTTTTTACGATGGAATTTTATAAGAACGTAAAAGAAGCTTTAAAGCCGGGCGGCTGCATGGTGGCCCAGACTGAAGACCCGTTCTATGACGCTGAATTTCTTTTAAGGGGGCATAACAAGATTAAAAATACCTTTAAAAATTCAGCTATGTATCTGGCATACATCCCCACATACCCGTCAGGGTGCTGGAGTTTCACATTCGGTTCAGATTCCATTACACCTGATAAAATCAGGAATAAAAAATCCGGCAGGATTAACACCAGATACTACACGCCGGAACTTCATATGGGAGCCCTTGCCCTGCCTAAATTTGTGCAGGACCTTATTAAGACGGGCAAAAGCGTCATTGAAGTTAAAGGGAAAAAGGCGAAAAAGAAATGAAAACAGAGAAAAAAGTAAATTTTGTAGGGTGTAATGACGATATAGCCGCGGCTGAAGTGGTGCTTGCGGGCATTCCTTATGATGTTACTTCCACTTTCAGGCACGGGTCAGAAGAAGGCCCCGACAGCGCGCGTGCGTATTCTGATTCAATAGAAACTTTTTCACCCGACCGGTTTGACGATATTGCCGACCATAAAATCGCCGACGCGGGAAACCTTGTGCTTGCGTCACAGAAACCC
This genomic window contains:
- a CDS encoding arginine decarboxylase, pyruvoyl-dependent; amino-acid sequence: MAKKKAVAKKKAAVKSVKEISFGQCGITTTIPDKFYLVAGHDEGMTPLNAFDNALVDAGVGNTNLVRMSSILPPASKLIKPIKLPLGALVPVAYASKVSTIVGEIISAGVAVAIPQDPKLNGLIMEYSGAGHKEEIEKIVRSMAEEGMKKRGYKVKEIKSIAAQHKVDHTGAAYAAVVLWW
- the speE gene encoding polyamine aminopropyltransferase — translated: MKKITGSKWAHEPWHRTMFSYKIKKKLFEKKTKFQLLEEFETEGCGNLMALDGCFMLTDMEEFVYHDMIVHVPLYSHPNPQDVLVIGGGDGGTVREVLRHKTVKRVDFAEIDDEVFKAALKYHKGLVGWVGDKRVNYCFSDGCEFIKNKKKEYDVIIIDSTDPVDIGEGLFTMEFYKNVKEALKPGGCMVAQTEDPFYDAEFLLRGHNKIKNTFKNSAMYLAYIPTYPSGCWSFTFGSDSITPDKIRNKKSGRINTRYYTPELHMGALALPKFVQDLIKTGKSVIEVKGKKAKKK